In the genome of Columba livia isolate bColLiv1 breed racing homer chromosome 1, bColLiv1.pat.W.v2, whole genome shotgun sequence, the window CTGTGACGCCCCGAGCTGGCGCTTTTAAGCCGCCCCCTGCAGCCGCCGGCTCTCAGTGCTGTCGCCGCCGCAGCGGGACCGGCAGTGCGTGTGTGGCTCGGAGCGTCGGGAGCTGCGACCCAGCTCGGGACTCGCCTCTTCTCGGCTCTTCTCGCCTTCGCAACGCCCTCTAACGTTGCTCTCCTGGGACTCGGTTCTGGGCTTCTCTTGCCCTCTCCGTGCCCTCTACCCTTGTCCGCCAGGGGCTCGGTTCTGGGCTTCTCTTGCCCTCTCCGCGCCCACTCCCCTTGGTCTCCGGGGCTCGTCAGAGTCCGCCGGGCGACTCCTGCGGCTGCTCATCCCGGAGCGGGCCGTGCCCTCGTCTCCCCCgcaccaggcagagctccatggCACTGCTCAGGAGGGTGCGGGAGCGGCCGCCGTCTGACGGCGCTTCCGCGCCCAGCACCGCCGGGGCCTCGGAGCTCCGGGAGAAGCGCCGGGGCGGGCTGCACGGCGCGGCCGCCCGTGGCGAcctggcctggctgcagcagcgCTGGTGGCGGAAGAGATTCTCCATCAACTCGCGGGATGCCAACAAGCAGTAAGAGGCGGGCAGTGCCCATAGCGAAGACACACGTGCTCTGGCTGGAAGAGCCGGCGAAGCCCCACACGATCGCAAGCACCCTAGGGACAGGCCGGCTCCACAGCGCTGCCCTTAGCGGAGGCCCGCCCCAGCTGGGACAGGAGCCAGCGGATGCGCTCTGGCACCAGAAACCTTGCTTTTGGCTGCTTTTTTGGCAGTTGAGCCTTGTGCCCCTAGGTGGTTGGCACCACAGCCTGAAACGATGTCTTCAGCCGTCTTCTCTGTGCTAACTGGATGTATTTAATTTCTAGGACGCCTCTGCATCTTGCTTGTGCGAACGGCCATGCAGGTGTCGTTCGCTTTCTGGCAGGAAAGCGGTGCCAGCTCAACCCTCATGGCATGTTTGAGAAAACACCACTGATGCTGGTACGTGGAATATGTTACGCTCTCGTACGTGGGGCTTGTCGATTGTGCACCGAGCCATGCCTGGCTTGCGTGATTCTTTACGTAGGCCTGCATAGAAGCAGGTATGTTTGCAGTCAGTGGGGAAGGGGCATATGTTGCCTAATGTTTGAAGGCGCTCGTACTTTCCCGTGTTGGGAAGATGCAGGAGCTCTGACAGAGAGAAAGGTACGTGTTGGAAGTTACTCCTCCTTTGTGGCTTGTTTCCAGGCAGTAGAGCACGAGCACAAAGACTGCGTGACCGCTCTGCTGGAGCACGGTGCCGACCCTGACCACAGAGGTGCTGGCGGCAACACTGCCCTTCACATGGCTGCCATCATGCCCAGCAAAGCGATGGTGGAGCTCTTACTCGAGCATAATGCCCAGATTGAGGCTAAGAATGTGGTAAGCTTGGGCTTTGGGGaaggcttctcttccccagccttTCCTGTGTTCTTCTAAGGGAGACGATTTCTCCTTTCAGTTGGGATACACTCCTCTTGCCGTTGCCATCCTCCAACGCCACGAAGAGATGGTTGAGTTCCTCATTCAAAAAGGAGCTGATGTGCACACTCGAGATCTGCATGACAGGTGAATTCTCGTCAAAAGTGTGCGTGGGACTCCTGAGCATTGTTCAGGCTGGCTTGATGGGAGCCATAGGAATGAGCTTTGAAAAAgcaccaggagctgcccagAAGGAGCTCCTTCTGTGCCACTTGTGAGAGCAGACCCGCGCTCGGCTGCTCTCTTACCTCAGGGGATGATCTCTGCACTGAGGGCTGCAAGCAAGCGTTGGCTGTAgtgccagcacacacacacacgtgtgcgtGAGcgtgcacacacgtgcacacagaaacacagacacacacacacacctccccgAGTCTGCTCCGGGGAGACGCTTGGCCTGGAGACCTCCCGAGGTCCCACCACCCTCAACTGTCTGACGCATCCACGTGTTCTGCTGTAATTTTGCTCTGCCTGTAGGAGGGGAAATGATTTGTTTGAGGAGCGAAGAAGGACTCAAGTAATGGCAAGGCAATGTCTGCAGAAGCTGATGTATTTCCTGTCGTTTCTTGGATGCTTTAGGACCACTCTTGTGATTGCCGCTTATGCTGGGAATGTGAATGTACTACGGCTTCTTCTTCAGCATGGTGTTGATCTTTTTCATCGAAACAAGCATGGCTTTGACGATTTGGGTAATCGCCGTCAGTTTAAGCCTGAGTAAGTGTTTTACATCCTGGTTAGAGCAGCTGCATTGTCAGCATGTCTGTGTTGATGTGCAGCCCTTTTTGCTTGAATGGGATGTTGAGACCTTTGTTGAAGCTGGGCTCAGTGACATCTTGTGATGCGTCTCTTCCCGTGTCAAGGGTGGATTTGCAAGCTGAGGAAAACTTCCCTCCACAGCTCTGTCTGAGAATTCACCTGCGTGCTGCCAAGCTCCACCCAACTGACTAGCAGCTACCTGCCTTTTGTTTCAGAGGGGATCCAACCGATATCCCTGATGCATTAAAATCTTCAGCGGTTTTCCTCCTCTTGTGGGTAGCTTTGCTCCCCTGACCGTTCCTTCCCTAAGGTGGCTACGTGTCCTTAACAGCTAGGCTGAATGAAATAGCCCTCTCCTAGTGACGGTAGCCTACTGCTGGGTGAATGAACAGCATTATGCCCACAAGTATGCCTTGACGAGCCATAAACAACTGCCCATGACCTCTTTTTGCTGAATCTGGGCTTTGTGTCTTCTCCCCCTGCCCATTCTGTCATCCCATATGGATGTGGAGCAGGAGAGAAGGGTGCTGGGGTAAACTGTGGAGTAAAAACCTCTTTAGGAACAAAGCATGTTTGAGGATTGCTCTAGCAAAACAAGAGGCTGGTTCCTTCCCTGCATGCTTCTAGCACGGGATCGGTCTTGTGCTAATGCACCATTTTGCACAGCAGCCTTGGTCTGGAGGATGTCCTTACTATTTTCTtgagtttgggggttttttgtctttagTTCTGCTTGTGAAGCAACCCTGAAAGTGGTGTCTCTTCAGAGCCCAGACTGACCCTCTGCCAGAGCTGTTAGCAAATGACATGTGTGCAATGTAGTGGGGATAAGATCACCGAgttcatttccttcctttttctatgTAGAGTTATAAAGACACTGGAGGAATATGAAAACTGTAAAAGAACAGGAGAACGCTCTGTAGGAGGCACAGGAGGTCCAGCAGTACCTGAGATCTCTTGCTCTGGGACGACTGCTGCCCCTCTCATGGGAGCACCTGTGCAGACTGGAGCAGGTAGGATCCCTCAGCATGGAAGAGGTGATGAGGAAAAATCGCTGAGGCCTTAAGGACAATGAGAACCCTTTGTTAAATGCAGGGCCTGGGGGACGGGAAAAGACACAGTTAAACAAGCACTCACGACTGCATTGTGCCTCTTCTCTCCTTTGAAGGTGTCTTGCCAGAAGCTGGAGCACAGCAAGAGGAGGAATGTGACTCCGTGTCTGATTTAGACCTAACTTCTCTGAAGGTGGGGCCCAACTGGGCTTGCTTACTTTTGagctcttttccttctgcttccgACACAGGCTTGGAATGCCAGCATCTCTTCGGTCAAAacagacccttaagatcatcgagtccagctgcacagctggcactgccaagtccagaactgaaccatgtcccttaGCAATACATCTACACATCCCCTGAATACCTCCAGGAATGGAGACGGGTCCAGAAGGAGTTTGTGCCAGTTCTAACGCATGTCTTAATTCACACAGACTGATTCTGAAGGTCCAGAGGAAGTGTCAGCTGTCATGCTGCCTCATGGTGCAAACCAACAAGGAGCGTGTGCGCAGCCTGTTGCAGAGGAGCATCACATTGGTAATTCCCTAAGCTTCTCTGGAGTGAAGCGTGTCTGGAAAAGCAGAGTGAAATAAGCACTCACAGCAGTGTGGCGCTTCTTATCTCTTTGTAGGTGTGTTGCCAGCAGCAGGTGCAgcacaagaagaagaagatttTGACCTCTCTTCTTTGGATGAGGTACTTTGTCTTCCTGAGCTAACAGAATTGTTGCACTTGTTAAGCCCAGCTGCTGAAAGGCAGTGTGATGCTGCAGTGTTGCTGCGGATTCCTCTCCtcactgtctgtctgtctgtgttctTGCTCGCTCAGGTTTTTGCACTGGAGAGAGAAGAGCTTCCGTTCAAGAAGGAGGCTTCAACACAAACCGATGGTCAAGGCGACACTGAGGTGACTCTTGGGGCCTGATGCACATATCTATAAATCAAGCGTGTCAGGTTAAGGAGACCTGTTCTTGCTACTGAGTTCCTTTTGGAGTGCTGCTAAGAGGCACTTTTTGAATCAGGACCTGAAGCCTCTTTTGGATCACTTTTTGTTCCCATTGTGAAGCAGAGGTGCAGCATGAAGAGGGAAAACGTTTGGCATTTGGACGTTGAGGAACACAGATGTAGTTACCCAGATGGCTAAAAACCATGAGCCAGGAGTCCCAGCAGGGCTGCGGAGCTCAATGGCCTCTCCAAGCAGGACGCAGTCCCGGGGCCCCAAGTGAGAAGAGCAGAGAGggtcatcatcatcaccatacCACAAGATTTTAATACTTTTGAATGCTCTGTCAGCAGGTGACAAAAGGAGTCTCAATGGCCTCCCGCCTTCCGGATTTCCACAGAAGTGAGTGACATTAGAGCTCTCTCTTTGACTTGCTTTTGGTTTGCCACCTACAAGTTGGTGACATTTCCCAACAGCTGGAGGTGCAGTTGCAACAACACATGCAGCAGGCAAGATAAACCCAGGACCTGTGAGAAGTTTTTCTGCTTTGCGTGGGACTCAGGAACAACCAGTCTGGAACCTGGGCTTAG includes:
- the LOC135576047 gene encoding ankyrin repeat domain-containing protein 35-like, encoding MAAIMPSKAMVELLLEHNAQIEAKNVLGYTPLAVAILQRHEEMVEFLIQKGADVHTRDLHDRTTLVIAAYAGNVNVLRLLLQHGVDLFHRNKHGFDDLGNRRQFKPEVIKTLEEYENCKRTGERSVGGTGGPAVPEISCSGTTAAPLMGAPVQTGAGVLPEAGAQQEEECDSVSDLDLTSLKVGPNWACLLLSSFPSASDTGLECQHLFGQNRPLRSSSPAAQLALPSPELNHVP